One window of the Streptomyces sp. ITFR-21 genome contains the following:
- a CDS encoding DsrE family protein has translation MANKLVIKVTAGSDAPERCSQAFTVAAVAVASGVEVSLWLTGEAAWFALPGRAARFELPHAAPLPDLLDSVLGAGRVTLCTQCAARRDIGEKDVIAGVRIAGAQVFLSEIMPDGVQALVY, from the coding sequence ATGGCGAACAAGCTCGTGATCAAGGTGACGGCGGGGTCGGACGCCCCCGAGCGCTGCTCCCAGGCGTTCACGGTGGCGGCGGTCGCCGTCGCCAGCGGGGTCGAGGTGTCCTTGTGGCTGACCGGCGAGGCCGCGTGGTTCGCGCTGCCGGGCCGGGCCGCGCGGTTCGAGCTGCCGCACGCGGCGCCGCTGCCGGACCTGCTGGACTCGGTCCTGGGGGCGGGGCGGGTCACCCTGTGCACGCAGTGCGCGGCCCGCCGGGACATCGGCGAGAAGGACGTCATCGCGGGGGTAAGGATCGCGGGCGCGCAGGTGTTTCTCAGCGAGATCATGCCCGACGGCGTCCAGGCGCTCGTCTACTGA
- a CDS encoding LmeA family phospholipid-binding protein, with the protein MRVARIVLIVVVILGGLFVAADRIAVNVAEKKAAERARNSEDLTAEPKVSIKGFPFLTQVAAGRLHDVTITADDIAAGDGGQSVRIETFHADLHGVRLSGGFSRAVADTAGGSAFLTYADLTKAAPSGISVSYGGTDTAGRPMVKLTGTILNARLSVLSELSVQGGDGIRLHAEGLPEAFTALGLEDQARQALDFSTRLSHLPAGIALTGVTTSADGITVAAGGKHVVLAN; encoded by the coding sequence ATGCGAGTGGCGCGGATAGTCCTGATCGTGGTGGTGATCCTCGGCGGTCTGTTCGTCGCGGCGGACCGGATCGCCGTCAACGTGGCCGAGAAGAAGGCCGCCGAGCGCGCCCGGAACAGCGAGGACCTGACGGCCGAGCCGAAGGTGTCCATCAAGGGCTTCCCGTTCCTGACCCAGGTGGCCGCCGGCAGGCTGCACGACGTCACGATCACCGCCGACGACATCGCGGCGGGCGACGGCGGCCAGTCGGTGCGGATCGAGACCTTCCACGCCGACCTGCACGGGGTGAGGCTGTCCGGCGGCTTCAGCCGGGCGGTCGCCGACACCGCCGGCGGCAGCGCCTTCCTCACCTACGCCGACCTCACCAAGGCCGCCCCGTCCGGCATCTCCGTCTCCTACGGCGGTACCGACACAGCCGGCCGGCCCATGGTCAAGCTCACCGGCACCATCCTGAACGCGCGCCTGAGCGTCCTGAGTGAGCTGAGCGTGCAGGGCGGGGACGGGATCCGGCTGCACGCCGAGGGGCTGCCGGAGGCGTTCACCGCGCTGGGCCTGGAGGACCAGGCACGGCAGGCGCTCGACTTCAGCACCCGGCTCAGCCACCTGCCGGCCGGGATCGCGCTGACCGGGGTGACCACAAGTGCCGACGGCATAACCGTGGCCGCGGGCGGGAAGCATGTCGTTCTCGCCAATTGA
- a CDS encoding DUF1416 domain-containing protein, with the protein MCGAKAGGPDLAGVDVAGETIIQGSVTRDGEPVSGYVRLLDGGGEFTAEVPTSATGQFRFFAAPGTWTLRALVPGATVDRTVVATQGAPAEVAIAI; encoded by the coding sequence ATGTGTGGAGCGAAGGCCGGCGGTCCCGATCTGGCGGGCGTCGACGTGGCAGGCGAGACGATCATCCAGGGTTCCGTGACCCGTGACGGCGAGCCGGTCAGCGGCTACGTACGGCTACTGGACGGCGGCGGCGAGTTCACCGCCGAGGTGCCCACGTCCGCCACCGGCCAGTTCCGTTTCTTCGCGGCTCCCGGGACGTGGACGCTGCGCGCCCTCGTTCCCGGCGCCACCGTGGACCGCACCGTCGTCGCCACCCAGGGCGCGCCCGCCGAGGTCGCCATCGCCATCTGA
- a CDS encoding DUF3099 domain-containing protein has protein sequence MFVRRRRWYFVMMGTCAVLFILAWSVVRLWSVPAAIAMCLVAMVIPPAAAIVANRRGPEDHWWDEESGDAQSDAWWAELEGRKRSGNPKDPDDRRER, from the coding sequence GTGTTCGTGCGCCGTCGTCGTTGGTACTTCGTCATGATGGGCACCTGTGCCGTGCTCTTCATCCTGGCGTGGTCGGTCGTGCGCCTGTGGTCGGTGCCGGCGGCCATCGCGATGTGCCTGGTCGCGATGGTGATTCCGCCCGCCGCGGCGATCGTGGCCAACCGGCGCGGGCCCGAGGACCACTGGTGGGACGAGGAGTCAGGGGACGCGCAGTCGGACGCGTGGTGGGCCGAGCTGGAGGGCCGCAAGCGGTCCGGGAACCCCAAGGACCCGGACGACCGGCGCGAGCGGTAG
- a CDS encoding FABP family protein — MIEIPSDLHPELVPLAFLLGRWTGAGVHDFPGAEKCNFGQEVVFTHDGRPFLEYASHTWVLDADGKKVRPLENETGYWRIDAERKVDVTTTRDEGVVEIWTGELAEGKPQIDLVTDAVARLPVASAYSGGKRLYGYVNSDLMWVGEKSTPEVPLRPYMSAHLKRVVDPREWAADLKDLPDDGIAFFK; from the coding sequence ATGATCGAGATCCCATCCGACCTGCACCCCGAGCTGGTGCCGCTGGCCTTCCTGCTCGGACGCTGGACGGGCGCGGGTGTGCACGACTTCCCCGGTGCCGAGAAGTGCAACTTCGGGCAGGAGGTCGTCTTCACCCACGACGGCCGCCCCTTCCTGGAGTACGCCTCGCACACCTGGGTGCTGGACGCGGACGGCAAGAAGGTCCGCCCGCTGGAGAACGAGACCGGCTACTGGCGGATCGACGCCGAGCGCAAGGTCGACGTGACCACCACCCGCGACGAGGGCGTGGTGGAAATCTGGACCGGTGAGCTGGCCGAGGGCAAGCCGCAGATCGACCTGGTGACGGACGCGGTGGCCCGGCTGCCGGTCGCCTCCGCGTACAGCGGCGGCAAGCGGCTGTACGGGTACGTGAACAGCGACCTGATGTGGGTGGGCGAGAAGAGCACCCCGGAGGTGCCGCTGCGCCCGTACATGTCGGCCCACTTGAAGAGGGTGGTGGACCCGCGGGAGTGGGCCGCCGACCTCAAGGACCTTCCCGACGACGGAATCGCCTTCTTCAAGTAA
- a CDS encoding Fur family transcriptional regulator, translating into MATTDWKSDLRQRGYRLTPQRQLVLEAVGTLEHATPDGILCQVRKTASGVNISTVYRTLELLEELGLVTHAHLGHGAPTYHLADRHDHMHLVCRDCDSVTEADVELAAPLKDGLRARFGFETDMKHFAIFGRCRDCARKAEQASGERPDA; encoded by the coding sequence GTGGCGACCACCGACTGGAAGAGCGATCTGCGGCAGCGCGGCTACCGGCTGACCCCGCAGCGGCAACTGGTCCTGGAGGCTGTCGGCACCCTGGAGCACGCGACGCCGGACGGCATCCTGTGCCAGGTGCGCAAGACGGCCTCCGGCGTGAACATCTCGACCGTCTACCGCACCCTCGAGCTGCTGGAGGAGCTGGGCCTGGTCACCCACGCCCACCTCGGCCACGGCGCCCCCACATACCACCTCGCGGACCGGCACGACCACATGCACCTGGTGTGCCGGGACTGCGACTCGGTCACCGAGGCCGACGTGGAACTGGCCGCGCCGCTGAAGGACGGGCTGCGCGCGCGGTTCGGCTTCGAGACCGACATGAAGCACTTCGCGATCTTCGGACGCTGCCGCGACTGCGCCCGCAAGGCCGAGCAGGCATCCGGCGAGCGGCCGGACGCCTGA
- a CDS encoding sulfurtransferase, whose product MSRSDVLVDAEWVEAHIDDPKVVIVEVDEDTSAYDKNHIKNAVRIDWKQDLQDPVRRDFVDQAGFEALLSAKGIANDDTVVLYGGNNNWFAAYAYWYFKLYGHDSVKLLDGGRKKWELDSRDLVVAVPERAATTYRAKAQDTSIRAYRDDVVAAIGSLNLVDVRSPDEFSGKLLAPAHLPQEQSQRPGHVPSARNIPWSKNANDDGTFKSDDELVQLYQDESVDLAKDTIAYCRIGERSALTWFVLHELLDQPNVKNYDGSWTEYGSLVGVPIELGAN is encoded by the coding sequence ATGAGCCGCAGTGACGTCCTGGTGGACGCCGAATGGGTCGAGGCCCACATCGACGACCCCAAGGTGGTCATCGTCGAGGTCGACGAGGACACGTCGGCCTACGACAAGAACCACATCAAGAACGCGGTCCGGATCGACTGGAAGCAGGACCTGCAGGACCCGGTCCGGCGTGACTTCGTCGACCAGGCCGGTTTCGAGGCGCTGCTGTCGGCCAAGGGCATCGCCAACGACGACACCGTGGTGCTCTACGGCGGCAACAACAACTGGTTCGCCGCGTACGCCTACTGGTACTTCAAGCTCTACGGGCACGACTCGGTCAAGCTGCTCGACGGCGGCCGCAAGAAGTGGGAGCTGGACTCCCGCGACCTGGTGGTGGCGGTTCCCGAGCGCGCCGCGACGACTTACCGGGCCAAGGCCCAGGACACCTCGATCCGCGCCTACCGCGACGACGTGGTGGCCGCGATCGGTTCGCTGAACCTGGTCGACGTCCGCTCGCCCGACGAGTTCTCCGGCAAGCTGCTGGCCCCCGCGCACCTGCCGCAGGAGCAGTCCCAGCGGCCCGGCCACGTGCCGAGCGCCCGCAACATCCCGTGGTCGAAGAACGCCAACGACGACGGCACCTTCAAGTCCGACGACGAGCTCGTCCAGCTCTACCAGGACGAGAGCGTCGACCTGGCCAAGGACACCATCGCGTACTGCAGGATCGGCGAGCGCTCGGCGCTCACCTGGTTCGTGCTGCACGAGCTGCTGGACCAGCCGAACGTCAAGAACTACGACGGTTCCTGGACCGAGTACGGCTCGCTCGTCGGCGTGCCGATCGAACTCGGCGCCAACTGA
- a CDS encoding YgfZ/GcvT domain-containing protein translates to MTKSPLLSLHGAVPAEGPDEGVAAHYGDLFREQRALAGGSGFVDLSHRGVVTVGGADRLAWLHLLLTQHVENLAPRTATESLILSAHGHIEHALYLVDDGATTWMHVEPGTEEALLGYLESMKFFYRVDIADATDRYAVVFLPAGSITAVPAEWPVRETAYGRDVFVPRDRLESFAAASGPAIGVLAYEALRIEGHRPRLGLETDHRTIPHELGWLDSAVHLQKGCYRGQETVARVHNLGRPPRRLVFLHLDGSEVHLPAHGAPVRIAEEGADGRAVGFITSSARHWELGPIALALVKRNTPEGATLLAEETAAAQETVVAP, encoded by the coding sequence ATGACGAAGAGCCCTTTGCTGTCGCTGCACGGCGCCGTCCCCGCAGAAGGCCCTGACGAGGGGGTCGCCGCGCATTACGGCGACCTCTTCCGCGAGCAGCGCGCGCTCGCCGGCGGAAGCGGGTTCGTCGACCTGTCGCACCGCGGTGTGGTGACGGTCGGCGGCGCGGACCGGCTCGCCTGGCTGCACCTGCTGCTCACCCAGCATGTGGAGAACCTCGCGCCGCGGACTGCGACCGAGTCGCTGATCCTCTCGGCGCACGGCCACATCGAGCACGCCCTCTACCTGGTGGACGACGGCGCCACCACCTGGATGCACGTCGAACCCGGCACCGAGGAAGCGCTGCTCGGCTACCTGGAAAGCATGAAGTTCTTCTACCGGGTGGACATCGCGGACGCCACCGACCGGTACGCGGTGGTCTTCCTGCCGGCCGGCTCCATCACCGCCGTGCCCGCCGAGTGGCCGGTGCGGGAGACCGCGTACGGCCGGGACGTCTTCGTGCCCCGCGACCGGCTGGAGTCCTTCGCCGCCGCGTCCGGACCGGCGATCGGCGTCCTCGCGTACGAGGCGCTGCGGATCGAGGGGCACCGGCCGCGGCTGGGCCTGGAGACCGACCACCGGACGATCCCGCACGAGCTGGGCTGGCTGGACTCCGCGGTGCACCTGCAAAAGGGCTGCTACCGCGGGCAGGAGACGGTCGCCCGGGTCCACAACCTGGGACGTCCGCCGCGCCGGCTGGTCTTCCTGCACCTGGACGGCAGCGAGGTGCACCTGCCCGCGCACGGCGCCCCGGTGCGCATCGCCGAGGAGGGCGCGGACGGGCGCGCGGTCGGCTTCATCACGTCCTCGGCCCGGCACTGGGAGCTGGGCCCGATCGCGCTGGCACTGGTGAAGCGGAACACCCCGGAGGGGGCGACGCTGCTGGCCGAGGAGACGGCGGCGGCGCAGGAGACGGTGGTGGCGCCCTAA